The window GACACGGCCAGATCCGTGCCGTCTACTGCGTGCTCCAAGAATCCTTCGTCATGTGCATTCAATGTCCGGATACGACACTGGAGCAGTCACTCCATCGGGGACCCGCGGACGACGTGCTATTGATTCGTCATCGATGGCACACAGCCGGCTCGTGTTTTCGACATGTTACTTGTTTGCTGagagcgaggccgagatgTCGATGGTAATAAGCCCCGGCACTTGGCAGTCTTGCACGTGGTGTCCAACATGGCACTCGCATGCATAAGTATGTATCTCGGCCAGTGCCCACAGGTACAGGCGCACCAATGTCGTACGCTCGCTGAATGCTCTCTATCGATAGCAGAGAACCAGTCGGAACGGAGGCATCATGTCACTTCTTCGAGTCCTCGTCCTGTCCCAggccctcggcttcgtcgtggGGGAATGCTCGGTAAACTCCAGCAACTGCCCTGGTAAGCTGACGAGAAACACGACGTCTGGCATCTTCGCCCCTCACTTCCCGTCCTCGCACCCGGCGGTCGTCTCATTTCCCAACATACCGTACGCCCAATGCCCGACTGGCAAGCTCAGATTTGCACCGCCCGTGGCCAGAGCCCCACCAGCTGACGGACGTGTGGTCCACGCTACGGACCTTCCTCCCGGCTGCGTCCAGTCCTCACAGTTCGCGTCAGACACTGTGTACGATGCCCAGAAATCATATCTGCTGCATGGCGGCAACTCGTCGCGCTCCGACAAGAGTGAGGACTGCCTGAGGCTGTCCATCTTTGCGCCGAAAGCGACGGTCCACGGCGCCGTCCGGGGAGGGGGCCGTAcccccttgccgccgctgccagTCATTGTCTGGAttcacggcggcggcttccagTCGGGCGGCATCGATGTGCCTTATCAGCTGGCTTTCAACTGGGTGCAGCGCAGCCAGCGCCACCTGATGGTCCATGTGCAGTATCGCCTGGGCCTGCTCGGGTTTCCCAACGCGGCTGGTCTGGCGGCGTCGGGTGAGAACGTCAACCTCGGTCTGCTCGATCAGCGGCTGGCCATGGAGTGGGTGCGCGCCAATATTGCGTCCTTTGGCGGTGATGCTGAGCGAATCACTCTCTGGGGCCAGAGCGCCGGCGCCTTCTCGACCGACGCCTACCTCTTTGCCTGGGCCGCCGACCCCATCGTCGCAGGCGCAATCGTCGGTTCAGGCAACGCCCTGGCCTTGGAGGCATACACGGGCCCGTCCGCCAACCACACCCACTTCACGCGCGTTGCCGCCAGCCTCGGCTGCGCCGGTCTCGccccggcggccgagctgacCTGCATGCGCtccgtgccgtcgtcgaggctgcaGAACTACCTCGAGGCGCTCCGGGTCAACGGCCCCATCCAAATCATCGCCGATAACGTGACGGTATTCTCCAACTACGCGGCGCGCATCGCTGCTGGCGGCAGCCAGTTCCCCACCCgcttgccgttgctgctcgGCACCACCACCGACGAGGGAAACGGCATGGTGTCGTACAGCTTCAATGGCAGCAAGACAGCCACCTCGCTCCCGCCGGCGCTCCAATCCGAATCGAAGGCCTTCACACTCCGCTTTGTCTGCGGGACGCTGCGTGAGGTGCGCCTCCGGTCAGAGGCCGGGGCGCCCACTTGgcagtacctgtacgcgGGCAACTTTACCGACATCAGCCCTCGGCCTTGGTTGGGTGCCTACCATTCGTCCGAGCTGCCCCTTGTTTTCGGCAACTTGGGCATCGAGGGACCCGTGACGGGGCCGTTTGAGCGTCGCGCCAGCCGCTACATGCAGGACCTGTTCCTAGCCTTTGCCGAGGACCCGACTGGTGGGTTGTCGAGGGCCGGGTGGCCCACGGCGTTGCAAGGGAGGAAGTCGTCCATTATGAAGTGGGCGGCCGATGGCAAGGTTGGGCAGCTGGTAGACGCACATGCCATCAAGCTCGAGTGCACAAAGAACGGGTACAGCGTCTGAGATGTAGCATCCATGGGGTGCTGGGCGAAACCTACGCATGGATGACGGCGCATAAGACTCATTCCTCCGCATTCCGAGGCATCTTGCCGGTTCCTGTGAACCGAGAcgtgtccatgtacagtaggtacgcCAGTGGCATGCATCATTCGCGTGCCCCTCTGCCTCGTTAACTGCTGCCCGCAACTCCTGCTTCGATTTGCATCTCCACCTATTTATCTGTGAGCGTAGTTGATGCAATTTCAGATTCGCATCATGGCAGAGACGCATACGGAGAGTGCAGTCCTTGGAAGTTCCGCCAAGTGCCGACGCTGTATGTCGTGCGAGGGCTCAAGATACTGACCATaggatggatgaatggatgcCGTTGGATGAACAAGCATGTATATCTTTGACGTCATGCAATCAAAGTCTACGCCTACCTTCAAATAAGTATGCGCTAGTATCTGTGGAAGGCCCGAAAACCCCGCGGAAGCGTTGCATCCTGCGACTTCAGCCGGATACAAGTAAGCACCTatcgtgtacatgtacagcccCGCCAGAGGGATATTATAAATACAACTTTTGGTTTTCGCAATTCATTTCCTTCAACATATCCGAGCATAAGCCAGCCAAGAACAGCCGAGGACGAAACGGAAGCCCCAAGACAGCAAATATGCCCCTGATCGTGCAGAAGGCCCCAAACCGCATCATCCTGGGTCTCATGACCTTTGGGCCCAAGGCGGAAGACGGGGCTCGAATCACGGACCTCAATACCTTCAACAAGGCGCTCGATGTTTTCCAGGCCCGCGGCTACAACGAAATCGACACGGCGCGCACCTACGTGGCAGGCCAACAGGAAGCCTTCACCAAGCAGGCCCTGTGGAGGGAGCGAGGGTTGACGCTGGCGACAAAGGTTAAATACCCGTCGAAGCTGGGAGAGAATGCGGCGGACAAGGTGGTCGAGTCTGTCGAGACGAGCTTGAAGGAGCTCGGGGCCGACTGCGTCGATGTACGTGCATCGGATCGTGCAGCAACAGGACCAGGATAGCGGATGACGAAACACTGCTGTCCCGGGCCTTTGCAAGCACGGACGAGTACTCCGCTGCTTGGCCAGGAGCTGACGGGGACAGATTCTCTACCTGCACCGTCCCGACCGAGGCACGCCCTTTgccgagacgctcgaggcgGTCGATCGGCTGCACAAGGCGGGCAAGTTTGTTCGCCTGGGCATCAGCAACTTTGCCGCCttcgaggtggccgaggtggtCATGACGTGCAGGTACAACAATTGGGTCCGACCGTCAGTGTACCAGGGCATGTACAACGCCATCACGCGCAACGTCGAGCCCGAGGTGTTCGTGGCCTGCCGGCGCTACGGCCTCGACATTGTCGTCTACAAccccctcgccggcggcctgtTCTCGGGAAAGGCGCGGTCGTCCGACATGGTGCCGGAGAGCGGACGGTTCTCGGACGTGAGCCCATCACTGGGGGCCAACTACCGTCAGCGGTACTTTCGTGAGAGCACCTTTCGGTCGATGCAGATGATCGAGAAGGCGCTCGGTCGGCACGAGGGGCTGACGATGATCGAGACGGCACTGCGGTGGATGGTGCACCACTCCCAGCTGCGCTtcaaggacggcaacgacggcatcatcatcggcgtATCGAGCGTCGACCAGCTCGAGAGCAACCTGGACAATCTGGAAAAGGGACCGCTGCCGGAGGACGTGGTGGcggcgctcgacgaggcctggGCCGCATGCAAAGGAGAATCGGCCGAGTACTGGCACGGCGATCTCGAGTACGGGTACGACACGTGCAAAGCGCTGTTTGGGTGAGAAGTGACGCGAGTGGATGAGACGGTGCAAGTGCTGCAGGTAGCGTCGCATCGTGGCGTGGCGTCCTGGCATCTCCGAGTTCTCCCTCCagaggtacatgtaccataGCCATAGCAGTAGGACctacggcaagtacatgcgctgtACCAGCGCCTACAGAGAagacagtacggagtagcacaCGTTCCGTACCTCTCACGCGAAGCTCCGACACCGAGCCGAGGAGTACTGCTACGTAATGCCATCTTGAGGTGCGACGAGCCTGGTTGGTACGGATCAACGAGTGCAATtcacgagtacatgcagatACTACGTACTGCACAAGAGCATATGCCTGTATCAAGTACTAGTTGTTCGCTTCCagtaaatgtactgtacgggtGCATGGGATTTGCATGGGAATCGAGCTACGATCTAGATTGGGCATGTCAATAGGTGGGAGGGGCCAATCGATTGGCACTGCACCATGCAACGCGACGTCATGCGACGATACATCcgagtactacggagtacggagtattcagTTGCAACTACTTGtgcagtgtactgtacaggggAGGGTTGGTTCGCTGATACTGGGTAGGTTCGCTGATGCTGGGGGTATTGGTTTAGAACTACTGacagtattaatattatCTAACTGGCCTAAAAGGGAGCGGTTGTTGCGGAGCGAGAGCTCTCCACCGGGAGGAAGAAGCTGCCGAGAGTTCAAGTCAGCTGTTGCCTCTACATGCATATTCGCTACTGGCAGCAGATACTCGTAACCAAACTGCGAGCTGCGAGACCTCGTCACTCTCCTTTTTTCCCCCGAATACTCACGGCGAATTCCTTTACATTCTCCAAggattattactccgtgcagaaATAATAACTAATAACAgttacttgtactccctaattacggagcactcgtaACCCTTCTGAAAGTGGAGCATGGGTTAGGTCAGCCAGCCAATATAGACCGTGGAAATAATACCCACCAAACTTCCACGACACGACTCGTCAACCGTCTACTGTATCCGTACCGGCAGCCGGCCTTCCCGACTCCCGTCACAACCGTCAGCAAGCTTCCCGTGCCATCCCTTGCCTGCTTCATGCAACCCCCCCACCCGAGCTCCTAGTCGCTTCTTGCATGTCTCGGCGAACTCGGGACCAAGAGGTTCACCTCCTGGCCGACACTGACGGACAAGCGGCGcagcaagacgacgacggctccttttggtccgtcgacgacgactgggTCGCGGACAAAGGCCCATCGCCGAGCCAAGCAGGCGGAGACGgaagcggcgacggcgacggaacGAAGACCGCCACATGCGACCCGACGGGACCGAGGGGTCACGCCAAAGCAAGAATTGCCAGCGGCCCAGGGGGGCCCAAGACGaccaagccgccgccgagcgtcgCGTTCGCCGCTCCCGGTGAGCAGGACGGGGTTGAACTGGACATGGATGCGATAAACGGAAGACCGGGGCTGCATCGCAGCGGCAAGTCCGGCACGCCGCTTCTCACCAAGCAGGAGGACAAGGGCGAGACCATCACCCACCGTGGCCGCCGCTCGAGCGATGGGCCGACCAGGAGCCTCGACGGGAGCGTGTCCTACAGCCACGATGGCTTCGACGGATACGAAAATCGCACACgaccgacggccacgaggcGGTCGACGATGCGCAGTCGCAGCCCGCGCGAGGTTGCTGCCGAGAAGGCGATGCGAAGAAAGTACACCTTtgccgtcttcttcctcgccgtcagcCTCGTCGCCTTTTGCGTCCAGACGGAGCTGAGCGCGTACATCCAGAACGACCTCGGCTGGAGCAAGGCCTACTGCATGATGTACTTCACCCACGGTTCCTGGGTCGTCCTGTGGCCCGTcacgctcgccgtcgtgcgcGTCCGCAAGAGCAAGGTCCCCTGGTCCGTCTTCTGGCGCGACCACGTGCACATGATTGCGTCGACCGTCACCATGATCGAGCTGCAGACGCTCGACGTGCACGCGCCCGCGACCCAGCGGCGGGCCCGCCCCTGGCGGTACCTGGTGCGGACGACGGCCCTCCTCACCTCGACGCTGACCGTCGCCGGGCTGAGCTGGTACATTGCCGTGAGCCTaacgacgacgtcggacCTCACGGCCATCTACAACTGctccgccttcttcgcctaCGTCTTCTCCGTGCCCATCCTGCGGGAGCCGCTGCGGCTGGACAAGTCGGTGTCCGTcttcatcgccatcctcggcgtcctcgtcgtcgtctacGGCGACACCGAGCCCGCCGCcagcgtcgatgccgagtcCGGCAAGCCGACGCCCTCTGGCGGCAGCCGTTTGTTCGGAAACCtcatcatcggcgccggctccgtcCTCTACGGCCTCCACGAGGTTCTCTACAAGCGCCTCGCCTGCCCGCCCGAGGGCGTCTCGCCCGGCAGGGGCACCGTCTTCGCCAACGCCTTCGGCGCCTGCATTGGCCTCTTCACCCTCACCGTCCTCTGGATCCCGCTGCCGATCCTGCACCTGTTGGGCATCGAACGCTTCGAGTTGCCGGTGGCGTCGACCTGCTggctcatcctcgccgccgtcctcgccaacGCCACCTTTAGCGGCTGCTTCCTCGTGCTCATCTCCCTCACGTCGCCGGTGCTGTCCTCGGTGGCGGCGCTGCTGACCATCTtcatcatcgccctcgtcgactgGGTCGTCAAGGGGCAGCCGCTGAGCTGGGCGGCCATCATCGGGGGGTCCATGATCATcgtcgccttcctcgccttgAGCTGGAGCACCTACCGGGAAATGATGGAGCACGAGGCACAGAAgatggccgtcgacctgacggacagcgacgaggaaggggaCTTGTCGCCAAGCGAGCACTAGCCAGGCACCCCGGGGCCGGGGAACATGCATCCTCCATTGCTCCACATCCGCATGCCGCAGGTTGGAGGCGGTGCCTGCTCGAAGCCGCCGTCTTTCCTGCTCTTTTGTCCTCCCCCATTCTCCTTTGGCTCGTGGCCAACGATTGCCAAAACAAATCAGCACGGGAAGGAGGACCAGGGCCTTGAAGAAGAGCATAAGAGCATGCAGTCCTACGGCAGCATGAGAAACGGACGGGAAAGCGGTGGCAAGGCCGAGGCATGGCTCCGT of the Drechmeria coniospora strain ARSEF 6962 chromosome 01, whole genome shotgun sequence genome contains:
- a CDS encoding triacylglycerol lipase FGL5, yielding MSLLRVLVLSQALGFVVGECSVNSSNCPGKLTRNTTSGIFAPHFPSSHPAVVSFPNIPYAQCPTGKLRFAPPVARAPPADGRVVHATDLPPGCVQSSQFASDTVYDAQKSYLLHGGNSSRSDKSEDCLRLSIFAPKATVHGAVRGGGRTPLPPLPVIVWIHGGGFQSGGIDVPYQLAFNWVQRSQRHLMVHVQYRLGLLGFPNAAGLAASGENVNLGLLDQRLAMEWVRANIASFGGDAERITLWGQSAGAFSTDAYLFAWAADPIVAGAIVGSGNALALEAYTGPSANHTHFTRVAASLGCAGLAPAAELTCMRSVPSSRLQNYLEALRVNGPIQIIADNVTVFSNYAARIAAGGSQFPTRLPLLLGTTTDEGNGMVSYSFNGSKTATSLPPALQSESKAFTLRFVCGTLREVRLRSEAGAPTWQYLYAGNFTDISPRPWLGAYHSSELPLVFGNLGIEGPVTGPFERRASRYMQDLFLAFAEDPTGGLSRAGWPTALQGRKSSIMKWAADGKVGQLVDAHAIKLECTKNGYSV